Genomic window (Dehalococcoidia bacterium):
TGGTAAACCATCGGTCAAATTCCTGGAATGTCCCGGGATAATCAATGCCAGAAACAGGATGAACAGACTCTTCCATGCCTACATACTACATTTTGTGGCCGGTTGAGTAAAGTGCATACCCACTATTCGGTATTCCCGCTCCAGAATCTTCTTGGTGGCTGGTCCGATCAGATAGTCATGAAGTTGCCGGCAACGCCATATCCATCCGCGTATACTTCCCCAGATACAGCCGGGATTGGTCAAATTGTCTGTAAACGTCTGTCGTCCATGATCAGCCGCATGTTCCCGATCATAGACGAGTCGCCTGATGTCGTTAAGGCTCTCATCTTGCAGTAGAAATCGATCCCCCTTTTCGGTCTCATCTTGTATTGGAAGAGAGTGCAAGTTGAGAAGCCAACTGAAATGGGATATCATCAAATCGTGAGCAGACGCAACTCTAGCGGCCCGGACGATTGATCATGAGTGTTTTCCCAAACGGGCGATTCACCATAGCCATATCGGGCCTCGTTGCCGTATTCGTCATCGGCACGCTCGGCTATATGCTCATCGAGGACTGGTCTTTCCTGGATTCCCTCTTCATGACAGCAGAGACGCTCAGTACCGTCGGCTACGGCCAGGTTCATCCCCTCTCGGATACCGGAAAGATATTCACCATTGGGCTGATCATCAGTGGCATCGGTGTAATGTTCTATACCGCTACGGCAATCGTCCAATATGTTGCCGAGGGACAGTTCAGGAATACATTGGGGAGGCGCAGAGTGAAAGAAAAGATCAAGAAACTGCATGACCATTTCATCATCTGCGGTTATGGCAGGGTCGGTCAGGAAGTTGCCTCTTATTTCAAAAGTGAAGGGGTTCCGTTCGTGGTGATCGAATTAAGACGGGAACCCCTGGATAGGGCGATCAAGGACGGTTGCTTATGTATCGAAGGCGATGTGACCAGTGATGACGCCCTGAATGAAGCTGGCATAGAAAAGGCCAGAGCCATAATCGCTGCGGTTGGGAATGATGTCGATAATGTTTACGTGACCCTCTCGGCAAGGGAGAAACGCCGCAATATTTTCATTGCTGCGCGCGCCTCTGCTGAAGATTCTGAACGTAAGTTGAAACGGGCGGGGGCCGATCGGATCATATTCCCGGAAAGGCTGGGCGGCCGACGGCTGGCCATGCTCGCGTTGAGGCCACTGGTAGTTGATTTTGTGGATACAACCATGGACAGTCGGGATCGCAAGCTATCGCTGGAAGATATTCGAGTCAGCGCCGATTCACCCATTGCCGGCAGAACGGTTGGCGAAGGACAGCGTTGTTGCGGCGGTGCGACCATCCTGGCAGTGAAGAAAAAGGACGGTTCTCTGATCGCCAATCCGTCGGTGGAGACATTTATTGAGCCCGGCGATGAAGTGGTTGCCATCGGCACCAAGGAGCAGATGAGGGCTTTGGAGGGTTCCGGCAAGCCGCCTCCACCGGTTCCAAATGCCAGTTGACATCCGTTGGTATTGAGTCGACGAAGACCGGATTGGCTGATATAATGATAGAGTTGTTGTTTCTTTAGGAGGATCGGATTGAAAGTATCATCGGAAAGAATTGAGGGTTGCCAGCTGGCACTCACCATAGAGGCTGAGCCTGAGGAGATGGAGAAGGCTCTGGAGAAGGCATATCGTCGCCTGGTGAACAGGGTGGTTGTTCCCGGTTTTCGGAAAGGGAAAGCGCCCCGCCACATGCTGGAGCGCCACATCGGGCATGAATCCATGGTAACCGAAGCGCTGGATCATCTGGTGCCGGAGCTTTACGAACAGGCCATCAAAGAACAGGGGATAGAGGCCCTCGGTCAGCCTCAACTGGAGGTGGTTCAACCTGAGCCGCCGATATTCAAAGCAATTGTTCCGCTGAAGCCTGTCGTAGAATTGGGGGACTACTGTTCCGTCAAGGTAATCCCGGAGGTAGTCGAGATTCCGGATGACGAAGTTGAAGAATCCATGAAAAACCTCCGCCACAGTCACGCTTCATGGGAACCGGTGGAGCGCGAAGCACGTTTAGGTGACATGGTG
Coding sequences:
- a CDS encoding potassium channel protein, whose product is MSVFPNGRFTIAISGLVAVFVIGTLGYMLIEDWSFLDSLFMTAETLSTVGYGQVHPLSDTGKIFTIGLIISGIGVMFYTATAIVQYVAEGQFRNTLGRRRVKEKIKKLHDHFIICGYGRVGQEVASYFKSEGVPFVVIELRREPLDRAIKDGCLCIEGDVTSDDALNEAGIEKARAIIAAVGNDVDNVYVTLSAREKRRNIFIAARASAEDSERKLKRAGADRIIFPERLGGRRLAMLALRPLVVDFVDTTMDSRDRKLSLEDIRVSADSPIAGRTVGEGQRCCGGATILAVKKKDGSLIANPSVETFIEPGDEVVAIGTKEQMRALEGSGKPPPPVPNAS